One Candidatus Eremiobacteraceae bacterium DNA window includes the following coding sequences:
- a CDS encoding cupin domain-containing protein encodes MKNFSFAVAAATLLACGAVALASPAMGPTVFTPDTIKWMPGTGQIPSTVGVAVLEGDPSKPGPFVLRLNIPDGTKFPVHYHDDTERLTIISGTFMAGIGTTFDESKLIALPAGSYCILPAGLRHYAMAKGQTVVQLAGMGPFAMKKDSM; translated from the coding sequence ATGAAGAATTTTAGTTTTGCGGTCGCTGCCGCAACTTTGCTTGCATGCGGCGCGGTCGCGCTCGCCAGCCCGGCGATGGGCCCGACGGTCTTCACCCCCGACACGATCAAGTGGATGCCGGGTACCGGCCAGATTCCGTCAACGGTTGGCGTGGCCGTCCTTGAAGGCGATCCGTCGAAACCAGGGCCGTTCGTTCTGCGGCTCAACATCCCGGACGGCACAAAATTCCCGGTGCACTACCACGACGACACCGAGCGGCTCACGATCATCTCAGGCACATTCATGGCTGGAATAGGTACGACGTTCGACGAATCAAAATTGATCGCGTTGCCGGCAGGTTCGTACTGCATTCTCCCGGCAGGTCTCCGTCACTACGCCATGGCTAAGGGTCAGACAGTCGTGCAGCTGGCCGGGATGGGCCCCTTCGCGATGAAGAAAGACTCGATGTAA